In one Drosophila pseudoobscura strain MV-25-SWS-2005 chromosome X, UCI_Dpse_MV25, whole genome shotgun sequence genomic region, the following are encoded:
- the LOC4814138 gene encoding SEC14-like protein 2, whose product MSGPLPEISAEQRATLEQFRKQMDDALVDTHDDYFLLRWLRARKWNLEAAEKMLRASLKTRAMWNVDNIDKWDPPKALKEYLPYGLIGYDNEGSPLLVCPFYNFDIWGMMHCVTRFEFQKYLVLLIERFMKTAYEQSLDHGWKARQLVVFFDMQDVNLKQYAWRPAAECVISSVKQYEANFPELLKMCYIINAPKLFSVAFNIVKKFLDENTTSKIVIYKSGVDKWQQQLFSHVNPKVFPKAWGGELVDKLGDPQCKSMMVWGGKLPEDLFIDQNSQQSDKDFTDTQVPKGDKLKLHFKVNLEEQKILSWEFRTIDYDIKFGIYSVDEKSGEKRSEVPLGTVYSNEMDEIGYISTRPNTTYTVVFDNSASYLRGKKLRYWVDLVSDEEEGITELTNQMDNTQLAAQQ is encoded by the exons ATGTCCGGCCCATTGCCCGAAATCAGCGCCGAACAGCGCGCCACACTGGAACAG TTCCGCAAGCAGATGGACGATGCTCTCGTCGACACCCACGATGATTACTTCCTACTGCGCTGGCTGAGAG CTCGCAAATGGAACCTGGAGGCAGCAGAGAAAATGCTGAGAGCT AGCCTGAAGACGCGGGCCATGTGGAATGTGGACAACATCGACAAGTGGGATCCTCCCAAGGCACTGAAGGAGTATTTGCCGTATGGCCTGATAGGCTACGACAACGAAGGATCTCCAT TGCTGGTTTGTCCCTTTTACAACTTTGACATCTGGGGCATGATGCACTGCGTCACACGCTTCGAGTTCCAAAAGTATCTGGTTCTGCTCATCGAACGATTCATGAAGACCGCCTATGAGCAGAGCCTGGATCACGGCTGGAAGGCCCGTCAGCTGGTGGTGTTCTTCGACATGCAGGACGTGAATCTGAAGCAATATGCCTGGCGTCCGGCGGCGGAGTGTGTCATCTCCTCGGTGAAGCAGTACGAGGCCAACTTCCCGGAGCTGCTCAAGATGTGCTACATCATCAATGCGCCGAAGCTCTTTTCCGTGGCCTTCAACATAGTGAAAAAGTTCCTGGACGAGAACACCACCAGCAAGATCGTCATCTACAAGTCGGGCGTGgacaagtggcagcagcagctcttctCGCACGTGAATCCCAAAGTGTTCCCCAAGGCGTGGGGCGGCGAACTGGTCGACAAACTGGGAGACCCGCAGTGCAAGTCGATGATGGTCTGGGGCGGCAAGCTGCCCGAGGATCTCTTCATCGACCAGAACAGCCAGCAGAGTGACAAGGACTTCACCGACACGCAGGTGCCCAAGGGGGACAAGCTGAAGCTGCACTTCAAAGTCAATCTGGAAGAACAAAAGATACTTTCTTGGGAATTCCGGACCATCGACTACGACATCAAGTTCGGCATCTACAGTGTGGACGAGAAGTCGGGCGAGAAGCGAAGCGAGGTGCCCTTGGGCACAGTCTACTCCAACGAAATGGACGAGATTGGCTACATCTCCACGCGACCCAACACCACCT ACACTGTTGTCTTTGACAACTCTGCCAGCTATCTGCGCGGCAAGAAGCTCCGCTACTGGGTCGACCTCGTCTCGGACGAGGAGGAGGGCATCACAGAGCTGACCAACCAAATGGACAACACACAGCTTGCGGCCCAGCAGTAG